A stretch of the Lactuca sativa cultivar Salinas chromosome 9, Lsat_Salinas_v11, whole genome shotgun sequence genome encodes the following:
- the LOC111888159 gene encoding uncharacterized protein LOC111888159, which translates to MPAEKVEAYRTFMEHIKALQVNMPFVETMLQTPKYFNLLKSLFTARKDLAEVAEILMNELPEKKSDPGNMVIPCQFGNEVFTQALADSGASINLMPYFFYKKLNLPAPRPVNMRIHLVDRTIIHPQGICEDLLIKVDKFIFPVDFVVVDMEEDPAIRVCAN; encoded by the coding sequence atgcctgcagaaaaagtaGAAGCATACAGAACCTTCATGGAGCATATCAAAGCTttacaagtcaatatgccatttgtggaaacaatgctccaaacACCCAAGTACTTCAACTTGCTCAAAAGCCTTTTCACTGCTAGGAAGGATTTGGCTGAAGTCGCTGAAATATTGATGAATGAGCTGCCTGAAAAGAAGAGTGATCCGGGAAATATGGTAATTCCatgccaatttggtaatgaagtttttACCCAAGCATTAGCTGATTCAGGTGCAAGTATTAACTTGATGCCCTATTTCTTCTATAAGAAGCTTAACTTACCAGCACCAAGGCCGGTCAATATGAGAATTCATTTGGTGGACAGAACGATAATTCATCCACAAGGTATTTGTGAGGATCTCCTTATCAAAGTGGACAAGTTTATTTtcccagtagacttcgtggtggTGGATATGGAAGAGGACCCCGCAATACGCGTGTGCGCTAATTGA